From one Streptomyces sp. N50 genomic stretch:
- a CDS encoding DUF899 family protein — protein MTTSPGTANSELPGKPPVVDIATWNAARDELLLREKAHTREGDAIAAARRRLPMVELDGKVEVVGADGPVPFLDLFQGRDELVVYQHMWHDHAPHQGQCEGCTTTAWHMKDAVYLNARGVSYAVLTTGVWDEVAPYVEFMGYTEPWYSVRGLDAPIGGGMGHILAFLRDGDRVFLTYSTTGRGNEPVNSSLALLDMTPYGRGEAWQDNPEGYPPGRDACWYWRSDADGNATWGGTSRPVPQWTRPGATPVETLGRHGDCH, from the coding sequence ATGACGACCTCACCCGGCACCGCGAACAGCGAGCTCCCCGGCAAGCCGCCCGTCGTAGACATCGCCACCTGGAACGCGGCGCGCGACGAACTGCTGCTCCGGGAGAAGGCGCACACCCGTGAGGGGGACGCGATCGCCGCGGCCCGGCGGCGGCTGCCGATGGTCGAGCTCGACGGGAAGGTCGAGGTCGTCGGGGCCGACGGACCGGTCCCGTTCCTCGACCTGTTCCAGGGGCGCGACGAACTCGTGGTCTACCAGCACATGTGGCACGACCACGCACCCCACCAGGGACAGTGCGAGGGCTGCACCACCACTGCCTGGCACATGAAGGACGCGGTCTACCTCAACGCCCGGGGTGTCTCGTACGCCGTCCTGACCACGGGCGTGTGGGACGAGGTGGCTCCGTACGTCGAGTTCATGGGCTACACCGAGCCCTGGTACTCGGTGCGGGGCCTGGACGCGCCGATCGGCGGCGGGATGGGGCACATCCTCGCCTTCCTGCGCGACGGCGACCGGGTGTTCCTCACCTACTCCACGACGGGCCGCGGCAACGAACCCGTCAACAGCTCGCTCGCCCTGCTCGACATGACGCCGTACGGCCGCGGCGAGGCCTGGCAGGACAACCCCGAGGGCTACCCGCCCGGCCGCGACGCCTGCTGGTACTGGCGCTCGGACGCCGACGGGAACGCCACCTGGGGCGGGACCAGCCGTCCGGTGCCGCAGTGGACCCGCCCCGGCGCGACCCCCGTGGAGACCCTGGGCCGCCACGGCGACTGCCACTGA
- a CDS encoding cytochrome P450: MESSGTRQGYGGTARTPRRGRARDTLSLLSAEFDGTHGVWRSAMGTMCVADPESARAVLGNRDAVVAEASDFYKTRHGDFGPRAAQIRIGRAARVLIRRHLDARRAELPGLVAELLAPSAVWPDAGNLLVLRHLRDVLLHRDAPPQLHATVGQIVRRAVLAGARHRHSPPSRLLFRRRALNFLHTEIRARQGQLDPTRDPRDLLDVVVDESEPGADPKDLAEVYLSFLFATVGSVGFALGWSVHLLGTHPDRQAAEPSWTVREALRLWPVAWLFARTPSHAQTLGGAEVTPNDLLAVCTYLVHRHPGYWEQPDEFVPERWAGAVPDAAYLPFGYGPHTCAGATVTMRLLEDLVELITRDWRLSVTHDGAGPQVGPALAPPRFTAVLSARPDCPGRR, encoded by the coding sequence ATGGAGTCGTCCGGGACGCGTCAGGGGTACGGCGGGACCGCCCGCACTCCCCGCAGGGGCCGCGCCCGCGACACGCTGTCCTTGCTGAGCGCGGAGTTCGACGGGACGCACGGCGTGTGGCGCTCGGCCATGGGCACGATGTGCGTGGCCGACCCGGAGTCCGCCCGGGCGGTGCTCGGCAACCGGGACGCCGTGGTCGCCGAGGCGTCCGACTTCTACAAGACCCGGCACGGCGACTTCGGGCCCCGGGCGGCGCAGATCCGGATCGGGCGCGCGGCCCGCGTCCTGATACGCCGTCATCTGGACGCCCGGCGGGCGGAGTTGCCGGGCCTGGTCGCCGAACTCCTCGCCCCCAGCGCCGTCTGGCCCGACGCCGGCAACCTGCTCGTCCTGCGCCATCTGCGGGACGTCCTGCTGCACCGGGACGCGCCGCCCCAACTGCACGCCACCGTCGGGCAGATCGTCCGCCGGGCGGTCCTGGCGGGCGCCCGGCACCGTCACTCGCCGCCGTCCCGACTGCTCTTCCGGCGCCGCGCGCTGAACTTCCTGCACACCGAAATACGTGCCCGGCAGGGGCAGTTGGATCCCACCCGCGATCCACGCGACCTGCTCGACGTCGTCGTGGACGAGAGCGAGCCCGGGGCGGACCCGAAGGATCTCGCCGAGGTGTACCTCTCGTTCCTGTTCGCCACCGTCGGCTCGGTCGGCTTCGCGCTCGGCTGGTCCGTCCACCTGCTCGGCACGCACCCCGACCGCCAAGCGGCGGAGCCGAGTTGGACGGTGCGGGAAGCGCTGCGGCTCTGGCCGGTGGCGTGGCTGTTCGCACGGACCCCGAGCCATGCGCAGACGCTCGGCGGGGCGGAGGTCACCCCGAACGACCTCCTCGCCGTCTGCACCTATCTGGTGCACCGGCATCCCGGGTACTGGGAGCAGCCGGACGAGTTCGTGCCGGAGCGCTGGGCGGGGGCGGTGCCGGACGCGGCGTATCTGCCGTTCGGGTACGGGCCGCACACCTGCGCCGGGGCGACCGTCACCATGCGGCTCCTCGAAGACCTCGTCGAACTGATCACCCGTGACTGGCGGTTGTCGGTCACCCATGACGGCGCCGGCCCCCAGGTGGGCCCGGCGCTCGCTCCACCGCGTTTCACCGCGGTGCTGAGCGCTCGCCCCGACTGTCCCGGAAGGAGGTGA